CTTGCTTTATCTTTGAAGGATGGGTCACCAATTTTTGTTGTGCCGCCTCCAAGTAAGACTATCGGCTTATAACCAAATTTTTGCAGGTGGCGGAACATCATAATATGCATTAGATGACCAATATGAAGACTTGGTGCTGTGCAATCAAACCCAATGTATGCGACTATATGATTATTTTCGGATAATAGCTGATCTAACCCTTCAATATTTGTACATTGGTATAGGTATCCTCTTTCTTGGATAAAATTTAAAAACTCGGACTTGTGTTTCATAATCTTTTTAGTATGTTATTTTATATGTGAACATTGTCATTGAAGATATCGATGATGATGTCATTCCAGCGCGTGACGCTGGAATCCAGTTTTTCATGCAATTTCATCAAAAGCGTTGTATAGTGTGCTCGTTTATAATTAAGTTTTCTGGATCCCAGTGTCAAGCACTGGGATGACACCTTTTCTTGGGGAGCTATCCTAAAGGTGCGATACTTATACAGTTGTACTTGAATGGCCCAGGCAATCAATTCCACAGTTCTTCTATTTTATAATACTCCCTTACTTCTGACCTGAATATGTGAACCATTATGCCTTGAAAATTCAAGACCACCCAATTGCCTTCATCCATACCTTCTACATCTATTTTATCATGTCGCTCGAGACTTTTTATTACGTGTTCAGCTAACGCTTTCACATGGCGACTTGAATCACCAGATGCAATAATCATATATTTTGCAATAATGGTTCTATTCTGCACATCGAAAGTAACTATATCGTGACCTTTATTTTGATCTATTATACTTACAATCATGCTTTTTATTGATTCTGTATCACTGGATACATTAGTCATCATCTTAAATTATTTAATTTGCTTATAATTATACACTCAAAATCTCTAA
The window above is part of the Wolbachia endosymbiont (group A) of Bibio marci genome. Proteins encoded here:
- the rsfS gene encoding ribosome silencing factor is translated as MTNVSSDTESIKSMIVSIIDQNKGHDIVTFDVQNRTIIAKYMIIASGDSSRHVKALAEHVIKSLERHDKIDVEGMDEGNWVVLNFQGIMVHIFRSEVREYYKIEELWN